CCCCGGAGGACTGCATGCCCACCGTTCGCGATCTTCTCACCCGCAAGAGGGCGCACGTGGCCGACGCGGCGGCCGAGCACGTGGTCATGATCGACGCGGAGTCGACGGTGCTCGACGCGGCGCGGCTGATGACGGCGCGCGGGATCGGCGGCCTCATGGTCCGCGATGCGGCGGGGCACATGGTCGGGATCTTCACCGAACGCGACGTATTGCGGCGCGTCGTGAACGACGGCCGCGACCCGCAGGCGACGGCCGTGGCTGCGGTGATGACGGCCCCCGTGCTCACCGTCGCGCCCGAGACGACGGTCGCCGAGTGCCGGCGGCTGTTCACGGGGCGGCGGATCCGGCACCTGCCCGTGAAGGACGGCGGGGAACTCGTCGGGGTGGTGACGAGTGGCGACGTGCTCGCCTTCGAGGCCGACGAGGCGAAGGCGACGATCGAGCACCTCGAGGGCTACGTCTTCTCGAATCGCTGACCGGCGGCCGGTCCGGCTGTCGGGCCGGAGGTCGGGCTAGCGAACCGCGGCGGCGGCGACGTACGCGTCGAGGTGGGCGTCGGTGACGGCGTCCCACCCGAAGGCGACCGGCACGTCCGCGGCGCTCGCCGCGCGCGTCCTGGCGAGCGCCGCGGGGTCGTGCACCCAGGCCGCCGCGCGCTCGGCCAACTCGGCGTCCGACGCGCAGAGCCACCCGTCAACGCCGGGGGCGACGAAGTCGGCCACCCCGGAGCCGGCGCGCGCGAGGACGGCGAGCCCCGCCGCGCGCGCTTCGAGGGCGGCGATGCCGAACGACTCGCGCACGGTCGGCAGCACGAACGTGTCGGCGGTGCGGTAGAGGGCGCGGAGCCCCGCGCGCGACTGCCACCCGAGCACGGAGACGACGTCGGCGAGCCCGGCGCGTCGCGCGGCGCGCTCGAGGCGCGCGCGCTCGGCGCCCTCGCCGGCGACGAGCATGCGCACGCGGACGCCCGCGGGCGCGGCGGCGCGCATCGCGGCGGCGACGGGGACGAGGGCGAGCGGGCGCTTCTTGCGGACGAGGCGCATCGCGGTCACGAAGCGCACCTCGGCCGGGCGCCCGCCCGCGCCGTTGCGCGGGCGGGCGCGCCACCACGCGAGGTCGGCCCCGTTCGGCAGCACGCGCACGCGGGCCATCGGCACGCCGCGCCGCAGCTGGTCGGCGACGAGCGTGCTCACGCCGCTCAGCACGACGCCCGGGTCGCGCGCCCAGCCGGTGAGCGCGTCGACGGCGCCGAGCAGGGGCGCGGCCGCGTCAAGGACGGAGTGGAAGGTGACGAGGCAGGGGATGCCGCGCCGCCGCGCCGCGCGGACGGCGGCGAACGCGGCCGGTGAGACGACGCTCGCGTGGGCGTGGACGACGTCGTAGGCGCCGACGTCGAGGGCCTGGGCGAGGGCGTGGCCCAGCGCGGGCGTGTAGGCAACCCCGGCGCCCGGCAGCCGGGGGACGTCGAGCCGGACGACGCCCGATTCGGGGTCGCCGGGCGTGGGGGTGATCACATCGACGTGGTGCCCGCCGGCCGCGAGGTGGGCGGCGAGCCCGGCCAGCTGCAGCTCGATCCCGCCGCGCCGGGGGAGGAACCAGTCGGAGACGAGGGCGATGCGGCGCGCGGCCCGACGCGCGGGGGTACCGGGCCGCGGGTGGCGTCGGGGGACGAGACCAGGGACGGCGCGGCCGAGGGCGATGCTGCCGGAGACGGCGCTCACGCCGCCGCGTGCCGCTCCAGGGCCTCGGGCGCGTGCCGCCGCACGGCGCGCTCGAGCGCGTCGACGACGCGGTCGATCTGCTCGTCGGTGTGCTCCGCGGTCATCGACAGGCGCAGGCGGCAGCCGTTGGGCGGGACGGCGGGG
The Gemmatimonadetes bacterium T265 genome window above contains:
- a CDS encoding inosine-5-monophosphate dehydrogenase is translated as MADAAAEHVVMIDAESTVLDAARLMTARGIGGLMVRDAAGHMVGIFTERDVLRRVVNDGRDPQATAVAAVMTAPVLTVAPETTVAECRRLFTGRRIRHLPVKDGGELVGVVTSGDVLAFEADEAKATIEHLEGYVFSNR
- a CDS encoding glycosyl transferase, translated to MSAVSGSIALGRAVPGLVPRRHPRPGTPARRAARRIALVSDWFLPRRGGIELQLAGLAAHLAAGGHHVDVITPTPGDPESGVVRLDVPRLPGAGVAYTPALGHALAQALDVGAYDVVHAHASVVSPAAFAAVRAARRRGIPCLVTFHSVLDAAAPLLGAVDALTGWARDPGVVLSGVSTLVADQLRRGVPMARVRVLPNGADLAWWRARPRNGAGGRPAEVRFVTAMRLVRKKRPLALVPVAAAMRAAAPAGVRVRMLVAGEGAERARLERAARRAGLADVVSVLGWQSRAGLRALYRTADTFVLPTVRESFGIAALEARAAGLAVLARAGSGVADFVAPGVDGWLCASDAELAERAAAWVHDPAALARTRAASAADVPVAFGWDAVTDAHLDAYVAAAAVR